The sequence ttcctgttctctcaattctcctctctgttagtcccgcctatacttcctgcctagccaatggccaatcagtgatttatttactgaccaatcagcaacacacttgacatacagaccatcccacagcacatccagGATGTCACAACAGATTAACTTGATCTCAGTTTTAACCATTTGCTGGTACTTCCGAATCATCTTTAGTTAGTCCTCTCctcccttgttttcttccttctcttcaatgCTGCTGATTATTCTCCAGGTTGCTCTTCTGGCTCCAATCACATTTTTATATGCAACAGATATAAGGTTTCATTCTTCAACTGTCAGCTCCACGTCCATCCCTGCTGCTTTCTTCATTGATTCCATCATTTCATCATTTTGCCAGGCCTGCTCTGCCAGCTTTGCCTGGTACACCAGATCCTCCAAATCATCCATAGTGGCAGCGGCTCCAGCAGGGTATGCACAAAGGATGGAAGCAGATAACTTCAACTCTCAGCTTCTCGCTCCTAGACCGAGCAGTAAAAATGGCGGTGCTTCGTATATTTATgtcttacttaatttttaaaattttagaagtgaaaatacaatcacatcctttccttttctgtttaatttcattccatatcctctcctcctgggtgcctctcaaatttatgatctctATTCcttaattttcacacacacacacacacacacacacacacacacacacacacacacacaaatatacaaatacaatcttctgagtctatttaatgttgcttgtatatgtatatgatttcagaactgaccacttgatattgggAACCACTTAAAAGGATCATCCCTGGTGAAGACTAATTCTTTAGCagctgtggttcttttttttttctttgtttacagggttttttttgtttatttttatttatttatttttttttttggttttttgagacagggtttctctgtgtagctttgcgcctttcctggaacttactttgcagaccaggctggcctcgaactcacagagatccgcctgcctctgcctcccgagtgctgggattaaaggcttgtgccaccactgcccggcagcctgtggttctttgtttaggggtggaAACTTGTGAGATTTCCCACTTTCAACTTAGCATATTGATTGGTATTGTCCCTGTTCAGTTTTTCTTTAGGCAATCATATTGTTGAAATATCGTGAAGCTTCCCTTTcatttctggttcctacaatctttcctcctcctcttaacGATGCTCCCTGCACCTTAGGCACAGGAGTTGTGGAATATATATTGGGGCTAGATGCCCCACAAacacttgttctctgaatttgagtggtTGTGTTTTACtgcagtggtctctctctgttgcaaagagaagcatttttggtgaggggtgagagcgACACTTATTTGTAGTAAGTGGAATTCACTTAGGAATTGTACTGATTTAGTCAAGTGGTAGTACTGCATTCTCCTCTAGGacgcatgacctcactagccccagctaatttcctagctttcaagcacctggcatgatttccctgctgttgagtggtcctaagtctaattagagagctcTGGTGGGGTTTCAGCAGCAGCGGTGGAACGTGCGTGTTGGAGAGTTCCAAGGACGAATTTTTAGACAATAACAGATTCTTGAACTGAGCCATGAGTATGGTTAGAAATTGAAAGTGAACAGGAAGGGAAGTACACATTTCTGTTGGCAGAAGTCCGGTGGCTTCCACGAGATGAGATGTGGTCTGAAGGATGGTGTGACTACAAGCGACTTCCAGGAAATCAAGCGCAGGGTTGGTATGACTACAAGCAACTTCCACGAAAACAAGTGCCTCCTTGGAACCATCCCAGTGATGGCAACCGTTGTGCCAAAGAGACCGCCTCTGGGAAACAAGAGATCATCTCTGCTAGCCAGACCCGATGAAGGAGGCTACAGTAGATACTACTGTCACGTGGATTACCAAAAATGGGATGAGGGCcgctgtttttctcagaatccaaGAAGTGGTCCACCCTACAAAAGAGGCCCTTATGGCTACCGATGGTCAAGAAATGAGTATGCCACAAGCCGACAGCCTGAATACAGGGCCATGATaaacagctttagaagaagacTTTTTTATTCTTCCCATTATTCAAGACAACGATCTCCCCATAAACGGGGCGCTCCTTTTTTGAGAGAATCACATGTGGGTGGGAAGGACTCCCTACCCAGCAGATTTGGCTCCAGTCTCAGCAGTAGAAGCAGGATGCGCTCCTTCCATCAGTCTCGACATCAATGTAAAGAGAGAGCCatccagtttttgaaaacatcaagagatactgtgccttcaggttcttcatccaaggtgttaaaaagccccagccggctgactgagaaggaacaggctgatgctgCAAGGAAGTGGGCTAATGaaaatcccaagaagtcagaagaaaatcacTTGGCTGAAATGTCCGAGGTTGAGACGGGATCCAAGGCACCATTATGTATCAACCAGAAAGAAGAACCCGAGTCCAACACAAGAGCTGGCACAGAATTGTGTGAAGACAGCCAGCTTAGCAGTCGCTCAAAAGCGATTGCATCAAAAATCACAGAGATTGAGAAGGTTTACCGACAAGTCTGTGAAACTTTCCGGATGGTGGTGGAAAGGCTGGTTGAAAAGGATCGTTCGTTAGAAAAATCTATACAGTTTGCAATGAAGCAGAGTTTGCATGAAATAGGTGAGCAACATGTTGAAGaactcaagcatttcattatggAGTATGATAATTCTACTCCAGATTTTGGAGACCCTTTTTAGAAGAATTAGGGCTCGgttcaaacaaatttttaaagcttctagatttttccctttggacttttgaaatccttACTATTTTGTGATAAAGAGAAATACTTTATGATAACTGACAACATTGCTAAGATCAAATAAACATCTACAGTAGCTTTTAAAGTCTCTTAATTAGAATGTTTTCCCTATGTGTAGAATCATCTAATCCATCTTCAGACATTTCCTCCCTTCCAAAAATAAtgttcaaataattttttaatgtttgaaaaggcAGTTCTGGAGAGCAGCTCTTTGTACTTAACTCATGATCAATAGTCTTCCATGGTGTTCTGGTCTCCGGGGTATAATTTGTAGTTAGAGGTCATTCCAGGTTGCATCATAGGCATTGTTAGCGTTTTGAGTTGAGTTTGACTTGctgcctgctttttttctgctttgtaaCTTTCAGTGATGTCAAAATATGCTATCTTAAGGAAGTAGAACTTAGCTGTCTTGCAATATTTGCTTTGAGAataattcttccttttttttttttttttttggtttttcgagacagggtttccctgtgtagctttgcgcctttcctggaactcacttggtagcccaagctggcctccaactcacagagatcagcctgcctctgcctcccaagtgctgggattaaaggtgtgcaccaccactgtctggctaattcttcttttgtataggaaagaagcacttaaaaaatctctaaaggacacattaaaacaaaaccttcTTCTCAAGTCTTTGAACATAGTGTGTCTCTTCTATGAAGTGAGGCTCCTAACTGCTCTCTCTGAACAACATTATAGATAAGACTGATAGGAGGGGGTAACCTgagataaaaatgcattttaatttgaagtttCTCAGAAACCCTTCTGGTAGTGATAAAAAATTAGACTATACAACAAcctggagttttgttttaggCCTGTTGTTTATCAAAGAGGGACCTGACAAGGAGCTCATGATTGGGATAAAATGATAGATTTCTTTGTTAATTTCCGTGTTCTCAGTTCTGTAGACTTAGAGAATCTCCCTCTTCACAAGTGTTATCAAAGAAACAAGGCagagtaaggcatcacaccacagggaatgggctctaaaaaggcagttcataagctagaaaacaaggaagaccctaagggGGGCATATGAATCACCttgggaaaaagaaacagaagatatctacatgagtaaactgggggtgaggggggaagtgggggaagggGATGCGGAGTGAGAACATGTTCAAGCTGGGGCAGTTGGATTggaagagtaatgaaagagatatctcaaTAGAGGGTGTCATGATGGCgtgagggagaaacctggtgctaggggaattcccaggaatccacaagaatgaccccaggttagactactagcaatagtggagaaggtagctgaactggcctaccctggtaatcagatcggtgaatatcctgtcatagagccttcatccagtaactgaaggaagcaagtacagagatccacaaccaagcaccaggctgagctccaggagccagttgaagagaaggaataagaatgaggaagacggggtcaggatcatgatggggaaatctacagagacaactggaccAAGTTCGTggaaactcacgaactttagaccaacagctgtggagccctcatgggactatACTACCCTCTGCATGCGGGAGAAACTTGGtctctttgaggggcccctggcagtgggatctatccctggtgcatgatctggctttctggatcccattacctctggtgggacaccttgctcacccttgatacatggtggaggagcttggtcctgactcaactgaatgtaccaggctttcctgttcccaCATGGAAGGactaacccttttggaggagaggatggggcattgcgggggaaggaggaaggagatgcagtagggatgagagggggatctgaggttggtatgtaaaataaattaaaaaattaaaaaataagccatttcgtgtacccaggataagaTCTGTTCCCATTGCTAGGGGATGGGATGAGGAGAACTTGGGGGaagcgggagaaggggagggaggaagaactggggttggtaagtaaaatgaatactaaaacatatataaaaaattaaaataaaaaaagaaacatggcagaagacagcaaggccagcagagctcccCTCACCTTGTAAGTGAGTCAGTGAACAAGCGAAGAGAAAATTAGGACACTCCActcacttcttgatccttcccTGCATAGCACTGAACCACAATATACAATTTGTGACAATAGGTACATTAAAATCATGGTTTTAATTACTTCCCAAAttttttatctcctttttttgagtCAAAGTTTTATAGTCTACTCAGCTAGACTGAAAAccgttgtgtagaccaggctggcctcagactcacagagatccccctgcctctgcctcctgcatgctgggattaaacacatgtgctacCATCCTCAGTATTCTGTTCGTTATGGCCAAGATGTAACAGTTGATGGTGCATACTTGtaggcagacttttttttttcctttgggcctccagctcacaatttaaaaaatgacatggagacatactattaattatgaaaagctcagcctatagcttatgcttgtcccactagctcctataacttaaattaacccatttatgtcaatctatgttttgcctcatggctttttacctctcttccttcttgcacctcctgtttcctctccatgtgccctggtgtctgtcacacacctagatgcatctctcttcctcactttttGCCCCGAAGTCTTGtctaacctctttctgcctagctattggccattcagctctttattaaagatatcagaaggcgccttggcaaagacacatcttcacagtgtataaaacAATTATTCCACAATATATACTTAGCAATATTTTGCCAAGCTCTTCATTGTGGTACTTTGTTGTCACAGCTGGttaggtgtatttgttgtttccttcccttggctgcttgcacagcacccagtactatgaaaactagtcctcagggtgcagactttcaggtcagatccaggtGGACCCTTCCAGTccggtgtctgaagcacatggtattttcagcaagagagacttacctccaacttctgtgagatggtcaagggcaatgtcaataccccatattgttttgggactctcaaactccccttaccaacaactcaaaagggagtgtttcatccctggtcctggggattttgctagacagtctatggcttCTTGTAGAAACATTGACATCTGAGGTGGGGGAATTTTCATTTGAAGTACggatgtattcacacacacacacacacacacacacacacacacacacactcatcaacacatacatgtgattttagataaataattattgtcttatttagggtttctgttgctgtgatgaagcaccatgacccaaaaacaagttgaggaggaaagagtttatttggcttacacttccatatcgctgtgcatcatcgaaggaagtcaggacaggaatctggaggcaagagctgatgcaaaggcaatgaaggaatactgcttacttgcttgctccccatggcttactcaccCTGCTTtcgtatagaacccagaaccaccagaccAGAGATTGTACCCCCCACAGTTTGCTGGGCTatacccaccaatcactaactaagaaaatgccctacaggcttgcctacagcccaatcttatggaggcattttctcagttgaggctccctccactcagatgatgctagtttgtgtaaagttgacacaaaactagccagcacaatcgcTGTGGCTTTTTTCAAgtatccttactgttattttgacctcttcccctccatccccatttatattgaccaccttctctccactccaatgaaaacctcccctgttttcactatttcccctcacatcatttgtctattgttattcttcattctagggctccttcccatgccctcccctgtGTGCTACCAAttgactttcatagtttctgcatTTACTCCAGGtttcatattcacatctgaagatttggaggtaggaatcacagaagaatgagaacatgtgccatttgactttctgtgtctgggttaattcacttaatacaatattttctagttccatccctttgcctctagatttcattttctttacagatgaacagtattccacagtgtatatgtatTGCATTCTCATTACCTCAttagttgaaagctatttaggttatttccttttcctagtctatgtgaatagagtggtaatgaacaagactgagcaagtatctggggtAGGATGTCAAGAACTTTGGACACATGCCAAAGAACTGCATAGCTTGCTTATAAGgtatgtgtttgcctgcatgtgtgttcacactacATGTGTGTCATGCccacggagatcagaagaggtgtcagttccagtctcttctggaactggagttaaagaatgttgtgagcctctaagtaggttatgggaattgaagcttggtcctctgcaagagtaaaactgctattaaccactgagacaaGAGCCATTTCTTTTTGAGAGccgctgg is a genomic window of Peromyscus eremicus unplaced genomic scaffold, PerEre_H2_v1 PerEre#2#chrX_unloc_3, whole genome shotgun sequence containing:
- the LOC131901112 gene encoding periphilin-1-like; translated protein: MRCGLKDGVTTSDFQEIKRRVGMTTSNFHENKCLLGTIPVMATVVPKRPPLGNKRSSLLARPDEGGYSRYYCHVDYQKWDEGRCFSQNPRSGPPYKRGPYGYRWSRNEYATSRQPEYRAMINSFRRRLFYSSHYSRQRSPHKRGAPFLRESHVGGKDSLPSRFGSSLSSRSRMRSFHQSRHQCKERAIQFLKTSRDTVPSGSSSKVLKSPSRLTEKEQADAARKWANENPKKSEENHLAEMSEVETGSKAPLCINQKEEPESNTRAGTELCEDSQLSSRSKAIASKITEIEKVYRQVCETFRMVVERLVEKDRSLEKSIQFAMKQSLHEIGEQHVEELKHFIMEYDNSTPDFGDPF